The following coding sequences are from one Nitrospirota bacterium window:
- a CDS encoding complex I NDUFA9 subunit family protein yields MIFIAGATGFIGTHLLTRLKEKGIEARCLARKPASARKAEELGFETAAGDVMDRESLRGSMRGAEMVVNLVGILQEKDGATYRRIHVEGCGNLLEEAAQAGVKHFFYQSALGADLHSDSPYQKTKALAEEKVKASGFPYTIFRPSLVVGEGDGFTRTLVKLIKSPGPMIPIPGRGEAKFQPLFVEDWGTCFLDIVNNPGALGKTYELGGPEHLTFNEMVQAVAEAMGVRKDLLHIPSGLARLGVKVFEKTPLALATSEQLALLQMDNITDPDAVKKNFGFDPKPFREALAVFISPRGRDR; encoded by the coding sequence ATGATCTTCATAGCCGGGGCCACGGGGTTCATAGGGACGCATCTTCTCACGAGGCTCAAGGAGAAGGGCATCGAGGCCCGGTGCCTGGCGAGAAAGCCCGCCAGCGCCCGGAAGGCCGAGGAGCTGGGCTTCGAGACGGCCGCGGGCGATGTCATGGACCGCGAGTCCCTCCGGGGGAGCATGCGGGGGGCGGAGATGGTGGTCAACCTGGTGGGCATCCTCCAGGAGAAGGACGGGGCGACCTACCGGCGCATCCACGTGGAGGGCTGCGGGAACCTCTTGGAGGAGGCCGCCCAAGCCGGGGTGAAGCATTTCTTTTACCAGAGCGCCCTCGGGGCCGACCTCCATTCGGACTCCCCGTACCAGAAGACCAAGGCCCTGGCCGAGGAGAAGGTGAAGGCCTCCGGCTTCCCCTATACCATATTCAGGCCGTCCCTGGTGGTGGGGGAGGGCGACGGGTTCACGCGGACGCTCGTGAAGCTCATCAAGTCCCCGGGTCCCATGATTCCCATTCCCGGGCGGGGGGAGGCGAAGTTTCAGCCGCTGTTCGTGGAGGACTGGGGAACCTGTTTTCTCGATATCGTGAACAACCCCGGCGCCCTGGGGAAGACCTATGAGTTGGGCGGCCCCGAGCACCTGACCTTTAACGAGATGGTTCAGGCCGTGGCCGAGGCCATGGGTGTACGGAAGGACCTGCTTCACATCCCCTCGGGCCTGGCCCGCCTGGGGGTGAAGGTGTTTGAGAAAACGCCGCTTGCTCTGGCCACCTCCGAGCAGCTCGCGCTCCTTCAGATGGACAATATCACGGACCCGGACGCGGTGAAGAAGAACTTCGGGTTCGACCCGAAGCCCTTCCGCGAGGCCCTGGCCGTTTTCATTTCACCACGAGGACGGGACAGGTAG
- a CDS encoding class I SAM-dependent methyltransferase, with translation MALRKDEIADLYRKRAGAYDLSANLYYLIGFREMHYRRKAVSLLDLKGGDTVVDLGCGTGLNFGLLRKAVGPEGRVIGVDLTPEMLERAEKRIRRNGWGNVALVQGDASDYRFPEAVRGIVSSFAITLMPEYDRIIRRGAEALVRGGRFVVLDFKRPETWPEWLVRAFVFITSPFGVTLDLAERKPWESINRYLRPMAFKEVYFGSVYISVGEK, from the coding sequence ATGGCGCTCCGCAAGGACGAAATCGCCGACCTTTACCGAAAGCGCGCGGGCGCCTACGACCTCAGTGCAAACCTCTACTACCTCATCGGCTTCAGGGAAATGCACTACCGAAGGAAAGCCGTTTCGCTTCTGGACCTCAAGGGCGGTGACACGGTCGTGGACCTGGGCTGCGGCACGGGCCTGAACTTCGGGCTCCTCAGGAAGGCCGTCGGCCCGGAGGGCAGGGTCATCGGGGTGGACCTGACGCCGGAGATGCTCGAGAGGGCCGAGAAGCGCATCAGGCGAAACGGATGGGGAAATGTCGCACTGGTACAAGGCGACGCCTCCGACTACAGGTTCCCCGAAGCAGTGCGCGGCATCGTCTCCAGCTTCGCCATCACCCTCATGCCCGAGTACGACCGGATAATCCGCCGGGGCGCGGAGGCCCTTGTGCGGGGTGGACGCTTCGTCGTGCTGGACTTCAAGAGGCCCGAGACGTGGCCGGAATGGCTCGTCAGAGCCTTCGTGTTCATCACCAGCCCCTTCGGCGTCACCCTGGACCTGGCGGAGCGAAAGCCCTGGGAATCCATAAACCGCTACTTGAGACCCATGGCATTTAAGGAGGTCTACTTCGGCAGCGTGTACATCTCGGTGGGAGAGAAATAG
- a CDS encoding universal stress protein: MKKILVAHDGSKLSDKALKRAVEIAVAMSSSLTVLSVIPELYLTELSDIDRGRIVEALTEETKTAMEKVRISLASKPVEAKTIIRQGPAAEKILETAQKMKVDLLVVGSHGRHGARKFLLGSVSSKVVDHATCPVLVVK, from the coding sequence ATGAAAAAAATCCTTGTGGCCCACGACGGCTCGAAGCTCTCGGACAAGGCGCTCAAGCGGGCCGTGGAGATAGCCGTGGCGATGAGCTCTTCTCTCACCGTGCTCTCAGTCATACCGGAGCTCTATCTGACGGAGCTCTCCGACATCGACCGCGGGCGCATCGTGGAGGCCCTGACCGAGGAGACGAAGACGGCCATGGAGAAGGTGCGCATCTCCCTGGCCAGCAAGCCCGTCGAGGCCAAGACCATCATCCGCCAGGGCCCGGCCGCCGAGAAGATACTGGAGACCGCCCAGAAGATGAAGGTCGACCTCCTGGTCGTGGGCTCCCACGGGCGGCACGGCGCACGGAAGTTCCTCCTGGGCAGCGTCTCCTCGAAGGTCGTGGACCACGCTACCTGTCCCGTCCTCGTGGTGAAATGA